Proteins encoded together in one Arvicanthis niloticus isolate mArvNil1 chromosome 7, mArvNil1.pat.X, whole genome shotgun sequence window:
- the Kiaa0232 gene encoding uncharacterized protein KIAA0232 homolog isoform X6 has translation MRPVCTVVVDGLPSESTSSSYPGPVSVSDMSLLHALGPVQTWLGQELEKCGIDAMIYSRYILSLLLHDSYDYDLQEQENDILGWEKGAYKKWGRSKKKCSDLTLEEMKKQAAVQCLRSASDESSGIETLVEELCCRLKDLQSEQEEKIHKKLEGSPSPEAELSPTAKDQVEMYYEAFPPLSEKPVCLQEIMTVWNKSKPCSYSSSSSSSTAPPASTDTSSPKDCNSESEAVRERSSAASIPMHEKAQSRSRHEKENKLSNSTIEEKPALYKKQIRHKPEGKIRPRSWSSGSSEAGSSSSGNQGELKASMKYVKVRHKAREIRNKKGRNGQSRQSLKHCGKAERGVHAGSGGSSSSSSSSNGSIRQLCKRGKRPAKDMGRSDSGNTAAKDLSLESRNNREYKEEPLWYTEPIAEYFVPLSRKSKLETTYRNREDTSALTAEAVEDLSDSVRGLCISNSNIHRTYLAAGTFIDGHFVEMPAVINEDIDLAGTSLCSLPEDNKYLDDIHLSELTHFYEVDIDQSMLDPGASETMQGESRILNMIRQKSKENTDFEAECCIVLDGMELQGERAIWTDSTSSVGAEGFFLQDLGNLAQFWECCSSSSGDADGESFGGDSPVRLSPILDSTILSSHMLAGNQEPFSNINEGSGINSCFSVFEVQCSNSVLPFSFETLNLGSEHTDSSTNMLGKTQSRLLIWTKNSAFEENEHCSNLSTRTCSPWSHSEEARSDNETLNMQFEESTQFTAEDINYVVPRVSSDFVDEELLDFLQDETRQQNSRTLGEIPTLVFKKRSKLESVCGIQLEQKAESKNFETTQACSESSPHGDGYSSGVIKDIWTKMVDRSSVAAVETERTGDELFSTDVNNYCCCLDTEAKMEALQEPSRAVQRSEYHLWEGQKENMEKRAFVSRELSKVDGGDYTTPSKPWDVAQDKENTFILGGVYGELKTFNSDGEWAVVPPGHTKGSLLQCAASDVVTIAGTDVFMTPGNSFAPGHRQLWKPFVSFEQNDMPKSGENGLNKGFSFIFHEDLLGACSNFQVEDPGLEYSFSSFDLSNPFSQVLHVECSFEPEGIASFSPSFKPKSILCSDSDSEVFHPRICGVDRTQYRAIRISPRTHFRPISASELSPGGGSESEFESEKDEANIPIPSQVDVFEDPQADLKPLEEDAEKEGHFYGKLELESGKFLPRLKKSGMEKSAQTSLDSQEEAAGILPVGKQSQCLECNFNESLEINLESSAANCKIMTQCEEEMNDFCSCKAGCQFPACEDNPVSSGQLEEFPVLNTDVQEITRNQEKQSWWEKALYSPLFPTSECEGVFCL, from the exons ATGCGCCCTGTCTGCACAGTTGTTGTGGATGGTTTGCCATCTGAGAGCACCTCAAGTTCTTATCCAGGCCCTGTGTCTGTTTCTGACATGTCGCTGCTTCATGCATTGGGCCCAGTGCAAACCTGGCTGGGACAAGAGCTGGAGAAATGTGGCATTGATGCCATGATTTATTCTAGGTATATCCTCAGTCTTCTGCTGCATGACAGCTATGACTACGACCTGCAGGAACAG GAAAATGACATCTTGGGCTGGGAGAAAGGAGCTTATAAGAAATGgggaaggagtaagaagaagtgTTCCGATCTAACACTGGAGGAGATGAAAAAGCAGGCTGCTGTCCAGTGTCTGCGCTCTGCTTCTGATGAA AGCTCTGGGATTGAGACCTTAGTGGAGGAGCTCTGCTGCAGACTGAAAGACCTACAGAGTGAGCAAG AAGAGAAGATTCACAAAAAGTTAGAGGGTTCTCCTTCTCCAGAGGCAGAATTGTCCCCTACAGCAAAGGATCAAGTGGAAAT GTACTATGAAGCATTTCCACCACTTTCTGAGAAACCAGTTTGCCTGCAAGAGATCATGACCGTGTGGAACAAGTCCAAACCCTGTTCTTACTCTAGCTCCTCTTCGTCATCCACAGCCCCACCAGCAAGCACAGATACATCTTCTCCAAAGGACTGCAACAGTGAGAGTGAAGCCGTCAGAGAAAGAAGCAGTGCCGCCTCCATCCCCATGCACGAGAAAGCCCAAAGCAGGAGCAGACACGAGAAGGAAAACAAGTTGAGCAACAGTACCATTGAAGAAAAGCCTGCCTTGTACAAAAAGCAGATCCGACACAAACCTGAAGGGAAGATTCGCCCTCGCTCATGGTCATCCGGCTCTAGTGAAGCAGGCTCAAGTTCAAGTGGTAATCAGGGAGAATTAAAAGCATCCATGAAGTATGTTAAAGTCAGACACAAGGCACGAGAAATTCGAAACAAAAAAGGGCGGAATGGGCAAAGCAGGCAGTCCCTGAAGCATtgtgggaaggcagagagaggagtcCATGCAGGCAgcggaggcagcagcagcagcagcagcagcagcaatgggtCCATCAGGCAGCTGTGCAAGCGGGGTAAAAGACCAGCAAAGGACATGGGAAGGAGCGACTCTGGGAACACTGCAGCGAAAGACCTGTCTCTGGAGAGTAGAAACAACAGAGAGTACAAAGAAGAGCCACTGTGGTACACGGAGCCCATTGCcgagtattttgttcctctgaGTAGAAAGAGCAAACTAGAAACCACATACCGAAACAGGGAAGATACAAGTGCTCTgacagcagaggcagtggaagacCTGTCTGACTCTGTGCGTGGTCTGTGTATCAGCAACAGTAATATCCATAGAACATACCTCGCAGCAGGTACTTTCATTGATGGTCATTTTGTAGAAATGCCTGCAGTTATAAACGAGGATATTGACCTCGCTGGGACCTCATTATGTTCTCTACCAGAGGACAATAAATATCTGGATGATATTCATCTGTCAGAACTAACACACTTCTATGAAGTGGATATTGATCAATCCATGTTGGATCCTGGTGCCTCAGAAACAATGCAAGGAGAAAGTCGGATTTTGAATATGATTCGACAAAAAAGCAAGGAGAATACAGATTTTGAGGCAGAATGTTGCATAGTGTTAGATGGTATGGAGTTGCAAGGGGAACGTGCAATATGGACAGATTCTACCagctctgtgggtgctgagggcTTCTTCCTGCAAGACCTTGGCAACCTGGCTCAGTTTTGGGAGTGTTGTTCATCTAGTTCTGGTGATGCTGATGGAGAGAGTTTTGGAGGAGACTCTCCAGTTAGACTCTCGCCTATCTTGGACAGCACGATACTCAGTTCACACATGCTTGCTGGCAATCAAGAGCCCTTTTCCAATATTAATGAAGGATCTGGTATAAACTCTTGTTTTTCAGTATTTGAAGTGCAATGCAGTAATTCTGTTTTaccattttcttttgaaacactCAACTTGGGAAGTGAACATACAGATTCTAGTACTAATATGCTGGGGAAAACACAGTCTAGATTGCTAATATGGACCAAAAATAGTGCCTTTGAAGAAAACGAACACTGTTCTAATCTTTCAACAAGAACTTGTAGTCCGTGGTCCCATTCAGAAGAAGCACGCTCGGACAACGAGACGCTAAACATGCAGTTTGAAGAATCAACACAGTTTACTGCAGAAGATATTAATTATGTGGTTCCCAGAGTCTCGTCAGATTTTGTAGATGAAGAACTTCTAGATTTTTTGCAGGATGAAACTCGCCAGCAAAACAGTAGAACTTTAGGAGAAATTCCTACATTAGTTTTCAAAAAAAGATCTAAGCTAGAATCTGTGTGTGGTATTCAGCTAgaacaaaaggcagaaagcaagaACTTTGAAACTACACAAGCATGTAGTGAAAGCAGTCCACATGGAGATGGCTACAGCTCAGGGGTTATTAAAGACATTTGGACAAAGATGGTAGATAGGAGTTCTGTGGCTgcagtagagacagagagaactgggGACGAGTTGTTTTCCACAGATGTAAATAACTACTGCTGCTGTTTGGACACTGAGGCTAAGATGGAAGCCCTTCAAGAGCCTAGTAGGGCTGTGCAGAGATCAGAGTATCATCTctgggagggacagaaggagaaCATGGAGAAAAGAGCTTTTGTCTCTAGGGAGCTGTCCAAGGTGGATGGTGGCGATTACACCACACCCTCTAAACCTTGGGATGTGGCCCAAGATAAAGAGAACACATTCATTCTTGGAGGAGTTTATGGAGAGCTCAAAACGTTCAACAGTGATGGGGAGTGGGCAGTTGTACCACCTGGTCACACAAAAGGGAGCTTGCTACAGTGTGCAGCCTCTGATGTGGTGACAATCGCTGGTACAGATGTCTTTATGACCCCTGGAAACAGCTTTGCTCCTGGTCACAGGCAGCTCTGGAAGCCCTTCGTGTCATTTGAACAGAATGACATGCCGAAGAGCGGGGAAAATGGATTAAACAAGGggttttcttttatcttccatGAAGACTTGCTAGGAGCCTGCAGTAACTTTCAAGTTGAAGATCCTGGGCTTGAATACTCATTCTCTTCCTTTGACCTAAGCAACCCCTTCTCACAAGTTCTCCATGTAGAGTGCTCATTTGAACCAGAAGGGATTGCATCTTTTAGCCCCAGTTTCAAGCCGAAATCAATCCTCTGCTCTGATTCAGACAGTGAGGTTTTTCACCCGAGAATATGTGGTGTCGACAGGACACAGTACAGGGCTATTCGAATCTCTCCCCGAACTCACTTTCGCCCAATTTCTGCATCTGAACTATCCCCTGGAGGAGGAAGTGAGTCAGAATTTGAATCTGAAAAAGATGAAGCAAATATTCCCATTCCTTCTCAAGTTGATGTATTTGAAGACCCACAAGCAGATCTCAAACCTTTAGAAgaagatgcagagaaagaaggtCACTTCTATGGAAAGTTAGAGCTGGAGTCTGGGAAGTTTCTGCCCAGGTTAAAAAAATCTGGAATGGAGAAAAGTGCTCAGACATCACTGGATTCCCAGGAGGAGGCAGCTGGGATTCTGCCAGTAGGAAAACAGAGTCAGTGTTTAGAATGTAACTTTAATGAATCTCTGGAAATAAATTTAGAAAGCTCAGCAGCAAACTGTAAAATAATGACACAATGTGAAGaggaaatgaatgatttttgCAGTTGCAAAGCAGGTTGTCAGTTCCCTGCTTGTGAAGATAATCCAGTTTCTTCAGGACAACTGGAAGAG
- the Kiaa0232 gene encoding uncharacterized protein KIAA0232 homolog isoform X4, translated as MRPVCTVVVDGLPSESTSSSYPGPVSVSDMSLLHALGPVQTWLGQELEKCGIDAMIYSRYILSLLLHDSYDYDLQEQENDILGWEKGAYKKWGRSKKKCSDLTLEEMKKQAAVQCLRSASDESSGIETLVEELCCRLKDLQSEQEEKIHKKLEGSPSPEAELSPTAKDQVEMYYEAFPPLSEKPVCLQEIMTVWNKSKPCSYSSSSSSSTAPPASTDTSSPKDCNSESEAVRERSSAASIPMHEKAQSRSRHEKENKLSNSTIEEKPALYKKQIRHKPEGKIRPRSWSSGSSEAGSSSSGNQGELKASMKYVKVRHKAREIRNKKGRNGQSRQSLKHCGKAERGVHAGSGGSSSSSSSSNGSIRQLCKRGKRPAKDMGRSDSGNTAAKDLSLESRNNREYKEEPLWYTEPIAEYFVPLSRKSKLETTYRNREDTSALTAEAVEDLSDSVRGLCISNSNIHRTYLAAGTFIDGHFVEMPAVINEDIDLAGTSLCSLPEDNKYLDDIHLSELTHFYEVDIDQSMLDPGASETMQGESRILNMIRQKSKENTDFEAECCIVLDGMELQGERAIWTDSTSSVGAEGFFLQDLGNLAQFWECCSSSSGDADGESFGGDSPVRLSPILDSTILSSHMLAGNQEPFSNINEGSGINSCFSVFEVQCSNSVLPFSFETLNLGSEHTDSSTNMLGKTQSRLLIWTKNSAFEENEHCSNLSTRTCSPWSHSEEARSDNETLNMQFEESTQFTAEDINYVVPRVSSDFVDEELLDFLQDETRQQNSRTLGEIPTLVFKKRSKLESVCGIQLEQKAESKNFETTQACSESSPHGDGYSSGVIKDIWTKMVDRSSVAAVETERTGDELFSTDVNNYCCCLDTEAKMEALQEPSRAVQRSEYHLWEGQKENMEKRAFVSRELSKVDGGDYTTPSKPWDVAQDKENTFILGGVYGELKTFNSDGEWAVVPPGHTKGSLLQCAASDVVTIAGTDVFMTPGNSFAPGHRQLWKPFVSFEQNDMPKSGENGLNKGFSFIFHEDLLGACSNFQVEDPGLEYSFSSFDLSNPFSQVLHVECSFEPEGIASFSPSFKPKSILCSDSDSEVFHPRICGVDRTQYRAIRISPRTHFRPISASELSPGGGSESEFESEKDEANIPIPSQVDVFEDPQADLKPLEEDAEKEGHFYGKLELESGKFLPRLKKSGMEKSAQTSLDSQEEAAGILPVGKQSQCLECNFNESLEINLESSAANCKIMTQCEEEMNDFCSCKAGCQFPACEDNPVSSGQLEEFPVLNTDVQEITRNQEKQSWWEKALYSPLFPTSECEECYTNAKGENGIEEYPDAKETPSREERLLDFNRVSSVYEARCTGERGSETKPNGLHRKLCSSTSSDTGDTGDTGSEAGGEWVGPSREELFSRTHL; from the exons ATGCGCCCTGTCTGCACAGTTGTTGTGGATGGTTTGCCATCTGAGAGCACCTCAAGTTCTTATCCAGGCCCTGTGTCTGTTTCTGACATGTCGCTGCTTCATGCATTGGGCCCAGTGCAAACCTGGCTGGGACAAGAGCTGGAGAAATGTGGCATTGATGCCATGATTTATTCTAGGTATATCCTCAGTCTTCTGCTGCATGACAGCTATGACTACGACCTGCAGGAACAG GAAAATGACATCTTGGGCTGGGAGAAAGGAGCTTATAAGAAATGgggaaggagtaagaagaagtgTTCCGATCTAACACTGGAGGAGATGAAAAAGCAGGCTGCTGTCCAGTGTCTGCGCTCTGCTTCTGATGAA AGCTCTGGGATTGAGACCTTAGTGGAGGAGCTCTGCTGCAGACTGAAAGACCTACAGAGTGAGCAAG AAGAGAAGATTCACAAAAAGTTAGAGGGTTCTCCTTCTCCAGAGGCAGAATTGTCCCCTACAGCAAAGGATCAAGTGGAAAT GTACTATGAAGCATTTCCACCACTTTCTGAGAAACCAGTTTGCCTGCAAGAGATCATGACCGTGTGGAACAAGTCCAAACCCTGTTCTTACTCTAGCTCCTCTTCGTCATCCACAGCCCCACCAGCAAGCACAGATACATCTTCTCCAAAGGACTGCAACAGTGAGAGTGAAGCCGTCAGAGAAAGAAGCAGTGCCGCCTCCATCCCCATGCACGAGAAAGCCCAAAGCAGGAGCAGACACGAGAAGGAAAACAAGTTGAGCAACAGTACCATTGAAGAAAAGCCTGCCTTGTACAAAAAGCAGATCCGACACAAACCTGAAGGGAAGATTCGCCCTCGCTCATGGTCATCCGGCTCTAGTGAAGCAGGCTCAAGTTCAAGTGGTAATCAGGGAGAATTAAAAGCATCCATGAAGTATGTTAAAGTCAGACACAAGGCACGAGAAATTCGAAACAAAAAAGGGCGGAATGGGCAAAGCAGGCAGTCCCTGAAGCATtgtgggaaggcagagagaggagtcCATGCAGGCAgcggaggcagcagcagcagcagcagcagcagcaatgggtCCATCAGGCAGCTGTGCAAGCGGGGTAAAAGACCAGCAAAGGACATGGGAAGGAGCGACTCTGGGAACACTGCAGCGAAAGACCTGTCTCTGGAGAGTAGAAACAACAGAGAGTACAAAGAAGAGCCACTGTGGTACACGGAGCCCATTGCcgagtattttgttcctctgaGTAGAAAGAGCAAACTAGAAACCACATACCGAAACAGGGAAGATACAAGTGCTCTgacagcagaggcagtggaagacCTGTCTGACTCTGTGCGTGGTCTGTGTATCAGCAACAGTAATATCCATAGAACATACCTCGCAGCAGGTACTTTCATTGATGGTCATTTTGTAGAAATGCCTGCAGTTATAAACGAGGATATTGACCTCGCTGGGACCTCATTATGTTCTCTACCAGAGGACAATAAATATCTGGATGATATTCATCTGTCAGAACTAACACACTTCTATGAAGTGGATATTGATCAATCCATGTTGGATCCTGGTGCCTCAGAAACAATGCAAGGAGAAAGTCGGATTTTGAATATGATTCGACAAAAAAGCAAGGAGAATACAGATTTTGAGGCAGAATGTTGCATAGTGTTAGATGGTATGGAGTTGCAAGGGGAACGTGCAATATGGACAGATTCTACCagctctgtgggtgctgagggcTTCTTCCTGCAAGACCTTGGCAACCTGGCTCAGTTTTGGGAGTGTTGTTCATCTAGTTCTGGTGATGCTGATGGAGAGAGTTTTGGAGGAGACTCTCCAGTTAGACTCTCGCCTATCTTGGACAGCACGATACTCAGTTCACACATGCTTGCTGGCAATCAAGAGCCCTTTTCCAATATTAATGAAGGATCTGGTATAAACTCTTGTTTTTCAGTATTTGAAGTGCAATGCAGTAATTCTGTTTTaccattttcttttgaaacactCAACTTGGGAAGTGAACATACAGATTCTAGTACTAATATGCTGGGGAAAACACAGTCTAGATTGCTAATATGGACCAAAAATAGTGCCTTTGAAGAAAACGAACACTGTTCTAATCTTTCAACAAGAACTTGTAGTCCGTGGTCCCATTCAGAAGAAGCACGCTCGGACAACGAGACGCTAAACATGCAGTTTGAAGAATCAACACAGTTTACTGCAGAAGATATTAATTATGTGGTTCCCAGAGTCTCGTCAGATTTTGTAGATGAAGAACTTCTAGATTTTTTGCAGGATGAAACTCGCCAGCAAAACAGTAGAACTTTAGGAGAAATTCCTACATTAGTTTTCAAAAAAAGATCTAAGCTAGAATCTGTGTGTGGTATTCAGCTAgaacaaaaggcagaaagcaagaACTTTGAAACTACACAAGCATGTAGTGAAAGCAGTCCACATGGAGATGGCTACAGCTCAGGGGTTATTAAAGACATTTGGACAAAGATGGTAGATAGGAGTTCTGTGGCTgcagtagagacagagagaactgggGACGAGTTGTTTTCCACAGATGTAAATAACTACTGCTGCTGTTTGGACACTGAGGCTAAGATGGAAGCCCTTCAAGAGCCTAGTAGGGCTGTGCAGAGATCAGAGTATCATCTctgggagggacagaaggagaaCATGGAGAAAAGAGCTTTTGTCTCTAGGGAGCTGTCCAAGGTGGATGGTGGCGATTACACCACACCCTCTAAACCTTGGGATGTGGCCCAAGATAAAGAGAACACATTCATTCTTGGAGGAGTTTATGGAGAGCTCAAAACGTTCAACAGTGATGGGGAGTGGGCAGTTGTACCACCTGGTCACACAAAAGGGAGCTTGCTACAGTGTGCAGCCTCTGATGTGGTGACAATCGCTGGTACAGATGTCTTTATGACCCCTGGAAACAGCTTTGCTCCTGGTCACAGGCAGCTCTGGAAGCCCTTCGTGTCATTTGAACAGAATGACATGCCGAAGAGCGGGGAAAATGGATTAAACAAGGggttttcttttatcttccatGAAGACTTGCTAGGAGCCTGCAGTAACTTTCAAGTTGAAGATCCTGGGCTTGAATACTCATTCTCTTCCTTTGACCTAAGCAACCCCTTCTCACAAGTTCTCCATGTAGAGTGCTCATTTGAACCAGAAGGGATTGCATCTTTTAGCCCCAGTTTCAAGCCGAAATCAATCCTCTGCTCTGATTCAGACAGTGAGGTTTTTCACCCGAGAATATGTGGTGTCGACAGGACACAGTACAGGGCTATTCGAATCTCTCCCCGAACTCACTTTCGCCCAATTTCTGCATCTGAACTATCCCCTGGAGGAGGAAGTGAGTCAGAATTTGAATCTGAAAAAGATGAAGCAAATATTCCCATTCCTTCTCAAGTTGATGTATTTGAAGACCCACAAGCAGATCTCAAACCTTTAGAAgaagatgcagagaaagaaggtCACTTCTATGGAAAGTTAGAGCTGGAGTCTGGGAAGTTTCTGCCCAGGTTAAAAAAATCTGGAATGGAGAAAAGTGCTCAGACATCACTGGATTCCCAGGAGGAGGCAGCTGGGATTCTGCCAGTAGGAAAACAGAGTCAGTGTTTAGAATGTAACTTTAATGAATCTCTGGAAATAAATTTAGAAAGCTCAGCAGCAAACTGTAAAATAATGACACAATGTGAAGaggaaatgaatgatttttgCAGTTGCAAAGCAGGTTGTCAGTTCCCTGCTTGTGAAGATAATCCAGTTTCTTCAGGACAACTGGAAGAG